The genome window TGAAGACATCCTCTACCCTTCCGGTTTCGCGAAGCCTAACGCGATGTCGATGTCGCGCAGGTCTTCGGGGGATAGCTGCACGCCGGACGCTTTCACGTTGTCCTCTATCTGCGACACCTTGCGCGCTCCAATGATGACGCTGGAGACCATCGGCTGACGCAGGCACCACGCCAGCGCCAGCTGCGCCATCGTCAACCCATTGCGCTCGGCAATCGGACGGAGATTCTGCACCTTCGTCAGTACCTCGTCGCTCATCAGCCAGCGCATGAACATATTGGAGCTTTCGTCCGCAGCGCGTGTATCAGGCGGTGGGGGTGAACCCGGCAGATACTTGCCCGTGAGCACACCCTGCGCCAGCGGTGAGAAGACGATGTTACCCATGCCCACGCGCTCGCACATCGGCAATACCTCTTTCTCAATCTCGCGCCCCAGCATGTTGTAGTGCGGCTGATTGGATACGGGTGGGTCGATGTTCATCTCTCGGCACAGGTGAACCGCGTCCAGTATCTGCGACGCTGACCACTCGCTGACGCCCCAGTAGAGTATCTTACCCTGCCGAATCAGGTCCCCCATCGCGCGCACCGTCTCCTCCAGCGGCGTGTTCACATCGTAGCGATGGCACTGATACAGGTCAATATAGTTGGTTCCTAACCGCT of Armatimonadota bacterium contains these proteins:
- a CDS encoding aldo/keto reductase, encoding MQYRKLGKWGVKVSEVSLGSWLTFGHATDEETAAQCIYRAYELGVNLFDTANVYAAGRAEEVMGKALKAFRRDSYVLATKVYFPMSDGPNDRGLSRKHIFEQCHASLKRLGTNYIDLYQCHRYDVNTPLEETVRAMGDLIRQGKILYWGVSEWSASQILDAVHLCREMNIDPPVSNQPHYNMLGREIEKEVLPMCERVGMGNIVFSPLAQGVLTGKYLPGSPPPPDTRAADESSNMFMRWLMSDEVLTKVQNLRPIAERNGLTMAQLALAWCLRQPMVSSVIIGARKVSQIEDNVKASGVQLSPEDLRDIDIALGFAKPEG